The sequence below is a genomic window from Chaetodon auriga isolate fChaAug3 chromosome 8, fChaAug3.hap1, whole genome shotgun sequence.
CGCTGCATTAAATTGAATGTTTTGGAGGTTTTATCACAATGGAGTCTGATGTTTTAAACAGTCGATGGACAAACCATAAAGGAAAGAGTTATTCgttgcagctgtgtgtgctaACCCTGATGATTTTACTGTCACATGCACGCTTCATGTGACATGTCTGATCACAGCCTCGGTACATTCCTGGTGTACAAACCGTGTGCAGGCCGCAGCCTCTGATCATTAACATACCGTTCACTTCCTTCTCGAACTAAAGAGGaagctgtgtttgctttgtgagaCAGTGACTTTCTGcctcatcatttctgctcaatcACCTCCATCCACTGACATGTTTGCTGCTTTCAGGGTCAAACAGAATAAAGCTTAGGATTCTTTTTTTCGTTGTGTGACATGTGATTGGCTGCCCAGTGAGGAACCACTGACCACTTGGTttcagtctgtgtctgcagcCCTGCTGTTGTGGTAACCGGCTGATTTCTGGATTCTGGATTTATGCAAGACTGTGTTTAATGTCAGTATCAGTATCTCTCATGCTTACACACTGGAATCAGGGAAACGGCTGGCCTGGCTCCTGTTTTACACCTCGGTCTTTGTACCAGCTTAAACGAGGTTCTTTGTGTTAATTGGCAgaagctttaaaggtgctggtcGGCCGGTTTTGTTGCTTTTGGATAGCATCAAGTCTTTGGGGTGTGACTCCTGGTGCTAACAGTCAGGATTTTTGATCAAATTGTCTTTAAAAACCTGTTTCGCACACCCGGAGAGTACGATACTAAACGGCTGGAGGATAATTGATTACTCATTAGCAGGATGGTTCTACAGCTTCGGTTTGACGTGACAAACCTCCTTGAATATGTTTCCACTGGCCTGTTCTTGAAACATTCTGACGCATTAGAACGGGGGTCGCTGTGGTTTATGGCCACAGAACAGGATGTCACACCAGCACCAGAAAGGGAAGAAGCTTCGAcacatgacaggaaaaaaaaatgaaacgtGCAAAGATGTGGCAACCTCACTTCCTGTGGCCACTTCGCCTCCCAGGACACACGATGGTTTATGACTGAGAGCGAGGATTTGAACCACTGAGGAGAATGCACTTCGCCTCCTCACCTCTCCGATGTACGGGTACGCCTCCTCCGAGTCGATGCCTCCGTTTTCCTGCACGTACTTGAAGGCGTTGGTCATGTATCCTCCTCCGCAGCCGTCGTTCTCTTTGACGCAGTCCACCAGGTTCTGGGGACTGAGGTCCACCAGATTACCCGTCTTCTTGGCCAGCTGGCCCTCGAGGGCCCCGGCCGAGCTGAAGGCCCAACAGGAGCCACAGGAGCCCTGAGTggatgaaggaaaggagagTGAGGGGTGTAGTTTGACTTTGGGCTAGAAGGTGCACATGGTTGGTTAGATGGTGTAAAAGAATAATTAATATGTAGATTCTCAGTAAAGCAGGTGATTATCTCAATcacagaaaatcagcaaataggacaaaaaaaaggaaaaaagcaatCTGAAGACGGTACGTTGTGAAAGATGTTTGATGAATGGAGGAAATAACTGGCGGATAAATGACTGATCAGAACAAATCTCAGCGCTTCATCAGCCTGAGGGAGTCAAACgtgtcttctgctgtctgtccactaGGAGGCAGACTTTGACAACggttctgtctgtctcatcaaACAATGTCACTGCTCTGTCACACTGTGCGTGTGCAGAAATCTCAGATTAGTGACCCCCAGCCTGGGGCCAGGGCCCTCACACAGGGTCACAGGATAAACCTGAGGGGTCGTGAGAGGCTGAAGAGGACAGGAAGCTGTTGTCTTTTTTAGACTTTTCtgtaatatttacattttctctcgTATAATATTGGATCATTTCACcctctgcacacaaacacgctttGGTTTGGTTACAACCAGCAGCCATAACAAACCAGCAATGACAGGTGACAAGCAGACATTCCCATTCCAGTTCCGTCCAGCACCTCTGGGATGACCTGGAACGTGGACTGTGAGTCAGACCTGATGACCAGCATCGGTGCTGGACCTCACTGATGCTCTTCAGCATCTGGTGGAAAACCTCAGGTTCACCTGTCGTGGTGCTCAGGTTTCCACAAACATTTAGCCACGTCGTGTCTTCAACGAACGTACATAAAAGCCAAAACAACCTGGTCTGAATCGATATTTCCAGTCTCAGTTAAGAGCGTCTGTTTGAGCTTCATAAAAAGgagaacagagctgctgtgttcagtATTAATAAATATAAACTTATGGCTTTGAacacctctgctgctcctcctcaagGAAAACAGGCcgacactctgctgctctgagccGCTCCAATTAACGACTTTGTAAATGTGTAATCACGTCAGTCCCCCGGGGACCTTCTCAATGTGGCTTTGAGCTCTGCTATAACTGAAATTTGcctcagacaaacaaaacatcaaaatgcaGTTCAGTCATCATAAAAGGAGCTGGGGAGGAAGCTGTTAGTATGCAGAGAGTGCAGCCAGCCTGCTGCATAATTCATGaacaacaggaagcagagagcagctcgAGTCCTGTTCGAGGCTGCAGTTTGATCTTCATCCACCAGAGGGCGACAACGGCCCCCACATAAACCGACTGCACTCACAGACGTTATTGTTATTGGTAGTAGTATTACTGGAAATTAATGTCTGATTCTGAAACCATCTGTTTGGGGCTTTTAAAGATAATTATGTTTAAACTACATTTAAGCCAGCTAAGTCACTTTTTTCAAAGAagttttgattattatttttgtttttgatcagAGTAAGAAATAAGACTGAATTTGTGGATTAATAGAAAGAATATCTGCTTTTAAATTTTTggaaaaaaccaacaaaaatctgtttttgtttgccagAAACATTAACACTGGACCTCAGTGTCaataaaactaaactaaaacagACACTTTTTAATTAGCCAAACTAAACAACACATGAAGAATGAAGACCGAACATGAACTGTGCTTCAGTATCAGCTCAGATGTTCATTAGATAACATCAAATCACGCCGCTGCTCGTCTGCCTGTTGGCAGAAAGCACAGATGTCATATCTCAATCTATGCTCTTCCTGTTCTGCTCAAACCTTGTTTACATAAATAAGGCCGGGCCGTCCCATCCACTCCTAATGACTGATTACATTTCATAATCACAGCCATTCTTCAGTTTTAAAAGTCCATTAGCGGTGAGAAAGAGCCGTTTCCTCCGGCCGCTGACGTGGTCGCTCTCTAACCGTGTGGAGTGTGAGCGAAGGCTGGAAATGACGAGGGATGGAGGATGTTTTCATTCACTGGAAGCCTGTTTTCAACAATATTTGCCACATAATGAATGTGATTCAGCCTCTCTgaggtgctgcagctctttggaGGAGGCCACCTCACCACTCACACATGCTGGAAGATGCTTTTCAaaacctcgtatctccagaCAGAGTTATACAAAGTCTATGTTTTCCATCATGTTCAGGTATAAACACATAACATAGAAACTATTCTTCACATGTTTCTGATCTCATGTTTCAGCAGTTTGCTTTAATCGTGTTAAACACTTTGTTCCCAGctgatgtcattatttttgcGTCTGCCACGTTTCCCTCCAGAAATCaatgttttgtgtttccttCCCAACAGTTTGCCTGAAAACAGCCTCGGGAACTTTTGCTCAGTTTTCCCCAAACCCTCAAATAAACACCATCACGTGCTGAAACACGACAGCGCTGCTCGCTTCTGTTTCACTTATGTCATAAATGATTGACGGGAACATGAGCACCAACAGGTTCTTCCACTTTTCTGCCCACAGATGAACTTTCATTGTAATTTCCTGGTGGGATTTCCTGCATGGCTGCATATTTGTGACTCCAAGTGTGCATTCACCCAATAAAGAAGTTTGTTTTCATCCGTGAAGCCTTTCCTCTTCGAAAACTACAACATGCTGTATGAATCACTTCTGATCATGCATTCATCTCACTGTATCGCACCTGTTTAAGTACAGCTTTGAGTGGCTCATGCTTCACCTCATCCAGGCTCATTTCTGCCCTCTGAGACCAGAATGAGTCCACTCCTCCCTCCAAGACAAGCCTGGACTTGTTCTTATGGAAGACGTTTTGACACGTCGCAGCTGAAAAGCATTGGtgcaaataaaagaagaagcatGGCACacttccatttagctgcttcactttcaggagaaaacacaaaagtcaTTTCATTTGGTATATTTTGGTTTTACGGAGAGAGGCTTTGAGGACGAGGACAAACTTTTCCCCAGAAAGCTGCTAAAGTAACCAAATCAGCCCTCATGAGCTGGATACACAGAAACAGGGATCGTTAAcggatgacctctgacctggtTCTTCACAGAAGTCACCATGCCCTTCTTGCGGTAGTCGACGTATTTGGGAAGCCCGGACACGTCGTCGTCCAGAGCCATGGTGAAGCTGCGCTCGTGCATCATCGGGATCTGCAGGCCGGTCATCTTCTCGGACACTTCCTCCGAcgtctgcacaaacacacacacagttgactTTCACACCATGTTTCAGGTTGTGGGATGTTTcattcaggctgcagcagcagcaggttgagcttcttcatcaaaaacagaagaagtgAAGGGTTACAGGTTGTGCTGCACTGACAATACACGGGATGAAAGCTTCCTCGGTTCCTGGAATAATCTCGAGAGATAGAAATGTTTTGGGGCAGGAAcaagagaagagaagcagaggggATTTATTTTTAGACTTAAGACAAGAAGAAGTAAAGGAAGATATGGCAGAGGGAGGATTTGATTCAGCAGGGTGACAGAGGATGAAAAGTATTTCATCAAGAGACGGCTTTAACACAGTTACTCCAAAGTGAAATGTCACTTTTCTGTACTgtacaaatgtcaaaaaagtGACACCAGAAGTGCACAAAAGTGCACATGAAAAAGCTGCGAGGTTTacaaacaaaggcagaaaagaagaagcaggCGAGCAGCGTGCGGCGACcgaaagaggaaatgaagaacGACTCCTGTGCTGTTTGCTGGCTGTCACAATGAAACTGCTGCTTAAACGACACACagcaattatttttaaaaactccTGCCATTTATTATTAATAGAGTCCCCCAGTGCTCTCATTACAGCTCAGTCTGCGAGCAGGAAGATCATTAACGGAAGAAATACAGACCATCTGTTAATGTCTTTCATTTCACTTAAGTGCTTccagtcaaaatgaaaatggaaacacaTCCTTCATTTCCCGCCACCTGTTCCTGCATAAACATCAAACTGGCACTTTATCCACGATCCGGATGTGCAAACATGTTCCTGTCACTAATAAATGAGCCGAGCGGCGGCGCGCTGCGATGGCGCACCTCGTTTCCCACCTCTGACGCACAGCTTGTTAAAGCCGGCGTCTCGATGCAGAAGCAGCCATCAGTCGTGACCCATGTTGACATACgtgtgactgtctgcagctgatTTAAGGGCAGCAAACCGCCATTTTGTTTCACCTCAATGAGCTGCAGCATTCATGagtggagggaaaaacagagctgacaggAGCTCAAAGGCAGAAGTGCAGAGGAAATGAATCTCTGACACTGAGACGCTGCTTTGAGCAGGTTTCGCTGCACACCTCATGACTTCCCTCTGGCCTCTCTGTCTTATAATGTGAGGCTCTGGTGGGGAAATGAAACGGGATTTTCAATGCTGAATGCACTTAGCAGACAAATCAATTAGCACTCGCTACATTTGCTAATGACAGCTGTATGTCAGCCTGTGCTCTGATGCACAGACTGTAGCTGGAAGTGGATCAAAGCTTATCGATTTCTGGACCTGCAACAATTAGTCGAATGACAGAAAACTAATACTATTTCATCAACAATCAAATCCTCATTTTAGTTATTCTTTaagcaaaactgcaaaacattttCTGGCTCCGGCTTCTCAaaagtgaggatttgctgcttttctttttcatccatTTGAAATACAGAGGAGCTACGAGGAGCTCGTCTCCCCTGAGACAGACACGAGCTTCCCAGAAAGCCTCATTTGACAAATTTCTGGTGCCATTTTTGTGTCAGTATGTATATTTTTCTGTAGAAATGGGCTCCTGAAATGAATAATAGCCTAGTAGCAAAGCACTTGTCaaggtgtgtgtttatttgagtATAACATCATTATGGGAAGCAACCTACTTCTGGTCTGTTTGACAAACTGTGCAAACCATCGTCTGCCCACTGTTGGCATTTTTATTCATCCTCAGCCAACGgccattaaaaacaatgaataattcctctgttttttgttgtccCAGGCTAAATATTCTCCGAATAAACTGACATGTATTGAGTcgtggactgttggtcagacaaaaggagacatttgaagacgtcactttgaCGTCACATCAGCGAATCAATCGACAGTGAAAAGACTTGTTAGCTGCAGCTTGAATGTGTGATACAGAATCAGATCTTGAGGCATGTGAATGGCAGCGAGCTGGTGCCATGACAGCTGGTCAGATACGACAGCCGAGCACGCGGGACCGCCTCAGACTCACCATGTCGCCCAGGTGGTTCATCCCCAGCTCGTAGGAGTGCATGCCCAGCACTGCCTCCTGGTTGTGGGCTTCAATCATGCGCATGTTCTTCTCCCAGACGGCCCTGCGGATCTCCTCTTCACCCTGAGACAGACAAgtgcatgtgtcagtgtgagtcCAAACGCCACCAGACACCAGCCTTTTCTCTTCACCAGGCGCTGATGGGCTTCAGACGGAGGTCATAACATGCCACAGTCCACCTTTGGTATATTTCAGTCTTAACTTCCTGCACTGACACCTGACAGCTAAAAGAAATTAATCTGGGCAAATAGGGCAAATTTATGTTTTAATTAGCAAGGAAAGGAAGCTTGTCTGTGTTACAGCCCCATTTCATTAATTAGGCCAATTAAACCAGTGCATACGCATAATGATGTTCCCTTGTAGAGCGAATGCAGCAACATAACTGTCCAATGCAACTGTCATTTGTGTTAAAATATCCCTTTATCCTTCACTTTTAGAGTATCTGCATCTCATCACAGCTGTATCATCTGTTCATTCATATGCGAACTGTGGATGTCACAATATGGGAATAAGATACAGCCAATGCTCGGTCGCTTACCTAAAAAACAGCCGCGCTCCACTTAATATTCGTGGTCTTAACAACCATTAGCATAACTATAATCACCATTTCTATCTTGATATCCATTCCAGTAatggaaaatgcaaatgatgcaaGGAGTCTTTGATTCTGTTGCGTTGATGTCAGTtcaaggagggttgaatcagaGGAACTGTTGGAGGAATACTGATTAAAATCActatgggagagagagagctgcactCTGTTCTGCTGACTACACGGGAATGTAAATAACACACCGCTAACGAtcatatgcgcacacacacacattcaaagaaaTACATGCATTTACATACAGATGCAGATAAAAGCACGCTGCGCACGCAGCGCTGCAGATAACCTGCACACGtgcatctgaacacacaccgagacgcaaacaaacacactccacaGCTGCAGCGTGGTGACCTCCAGCCGGAGGTGAAGAGCGGAGGGATAACAGATGCTCAGCCAGCGCTCAGGAAGTCAACTCATGGTCGACTCCGCTTTGACGCCAACTAAATTACATTTCCTTTCTCTGCCACAGCCAGAAATTACATAAACGATGACTGTGAATTTTAGCGACAGGGAAGTGAAAAGGGAGGAATTATAGAGCCGAAGGTGAGAGGAGTTTCCACTGCGGGAAATTTTTGACACCTGCTGACGGCTGTGTGCAATTCAGCTCAATATCAAACACGAGGGCTTCAGTTAGCCTCAGCTGAACGCTGAAGAGACGCTTCTGTCCGGGATTCAAATGGCTGCGTTTGGATGGTTAGTGGGAAATCCCGaatcaaagacaacaaacagtTTGCTGAAGTGGGCCTGCAGCTGTTTGGAAACCAACTTTTCTGAATTACTGGctaatgatgagacagaagaagtcACTGTAAATTCTCATTGTGCCTGCCCTGCTTTACTTTTCATTCTCTGTTCTACGACTCCATCTGTCTTGTTTCTGCGGGCCAAAACAAGGAAGTGGAGCAACCAGTGCCGGCCTCACATCTAATGTTTTTCCACTCGTGAttgtctcctgcagctcttaCCGCACACGGCCAGTTTTGTGTCTgatagaagaaaaacatgatgtgttttaacatgttttaaagaTTCACAGTTAATGATATCTGATATCGctctgctggtggtgctgcaggtggagcttcatcttcctcaccgGACTCAAAGGAGAAagagcactttttaaaaataaagatCTGTTTCGTTATGAATGGTTTGAGAGGCACAGGACACCTGATAGCTGACAGCAGATGTTGTGTAAATGTTGGCCTGACGGTTGTTTTCCGAGCTGAcacatcttcttcttttttaattgATTGTTTGTGATGATCTAAGCTAAGCTGTAGCTGATCTCAGATAACACAGTCTATGAATAGAAGGCAGCCAGGTCGCCTATTGGAACATTGCAGAAGTAGAAATGAAGAAGCATCTCGTGCATTAATCATCTCTTCCGTGTGAATTTGCTGCGTTTGgtgtttttaaagctttctCACACAGACGACTTTTTGACCAGGAAACGTGTCGTACATCGAGGAAAAGGACCAATTAAACGTGACATTGTCATACCCGACTGTGCTGCTCTTACTGCACCTTTCTGCTCAGCCCTGTCTCCTAAAAATTACGGTTCTAACCTTGAAGCTTTCTACTGTTTGCTTCCCATCAGCTCCAGTCGCCTCCCTTAGACACTTCCTACAGTATGAGACACATTTCCAGGGAACATAATCCTGCCAGCAATTGTGCAATTACATACCTCAAAACCAACGGAGCAGTGAAAGGAAGTGGGCGAGGACACTTCAGATGTTCACGTCGGCACCAATAATCAGAAAAAAACTGTCTATATGCTGACGATGTGCGATCATCcaccaaaaataaaagtttctACACTTTAACAGTCTAAACATTTCAGTGGACTTGCAGCACAAAATCTTTTAAAGATTtagtgaaatggaaatgagaggttttgcaggtgttttcaggtaAAAGCAGAGATTTTCTGAGGCTGTCCTTAAATGACCTCCTCCATATCGATAAATATTCTGAAAACAAGACCCAGCAAACTCTGTCCTATCTGGACTAACTGCTCACTGGTTTTATCTTGTTGatctcacataaaataaagcCCCACACATACGAATAACATACAACACCGAACGCTGAACAATGAAACCATCCAGATGGAGATTTAGCATCGAAATCAAGttacttctcctcctctcctctgagaaACATCTGCTCTGCTTAATGCGAACTAAACAGAGCTGAATAAACATCCACCAGACTGGCGACAGCAGAACCAGGCCAGCTGAACGGGAGGAGACACTGAACTGAGCGGCTGTTAAATTGAGTCAGCTGTGGACAGACAGTGAGTCAAACACGAAGACGTCCACAAGCTGAACAATTCACTCAAGCACAAAGACAGACGCAGATAAGCAGCCCAGTCACTGACGCTTCCAAGAAAAGCATCCTGATGAAGGACTCAGGAAGTCAACTGTTTTTCTCCGGAACtactgaggctgcagctctAATGAAAGTATGACACACATTCCAATTAATGCCACAGTAGCTCCGAGGGGTATTCAGCTGGTTacagtctgcaacctcaccactagaagccactaaatcctccacactggtcctttaattcTCAATTCCTGTTCAGGAAATCTGCAGCTTCTGAGTTTTTGCATGCAAAGTCAGATGTGTCCGTCAGGATTTCTAAACTTTCTTCGAAGGACAGTTTGGTTTGTGCAAATCCGATCTTTAGTTCAGAACTGTGGTCTCTCAATAAGATATGAGGCTtcaacacaaaagcacacagatTCATCAAAGTATGCAGCTTATAAATGAATTAAAGTATTTtgtctctgacctctgactcGTCCTTTTCactgagaaaaacacatcaaaagaGATTTTAAGAAGAGGACTCATGGGAGTTTTACATAGTTGTGATGTTCAACAAACAGTCACAATAACATATATTCTCTGTTATATATTATGTACACATATATTTTTGTATAATGTCCTGAAACCTACTGCTTAACACGTCACAAAGAGcttttttaaagtgtttgatttttcaGTTTAGGCAACAGAACGGCTGAACTGATCGTGGTTTAAGTGTAAATAGTCACTTGTATGCTTCGACCTCGCTGTCCTCTTATTCACAGTATGGAGGACTTTGTACTAAAAAGTCCAAACTCTCAGATGTGGGACACACTAGCAGACACTTACCAGGCCATTATAttctttcctgtgtgtgacCTTCCACTCTTCCCAGTGGGCGTCCAGAGTGGCTTCATCCAGGTGGGCCAGGGCCGAGGCTGCCAGCAGCAACACGCAGACGCACTGCAACATCCTGCAAGAACAACATAGAAAACCTCATGTTTCAGGATCAGGCCTCAAAGACCTGCATCGAGGAGTTCAGCATGAGGGTCAGAGCGGCTGCTGTGAATCAAAGGATATGAAATGAAACGTCGCATCGTTTGGGTGTCTGCAGATCGGTTTCACTGGGTGTCCCTCGTGCTCCACAAGCAGCTTGTTAGTTTATATTTCCAAGGAAACCTTCCAACAGCTGAGGGGAAACTCTGCATCCTGTCCAGCAGCCAGTCACACAGAGCTGTGTCCACTGGAATCTAAGTCTGAGGAAAATACTGAGCGCATTTGTGTAGACACGATGGAATTTGAAGAAAATGGATGTCGCCTGCCAACACAACAGCTAAATAGGTTAactttgtgttgctgtgttggAAAAGTTTCCCTGCTCTCTCGTCAGGGATTCACTTTCAAAGCATTTTCAAGTCCAGACGTAAAATATTCACGAGTCTGATCTTTTCTCCACCTTTGCTTCCCTCTGCCTTCCTGCCATCTGTCATTCAtcagctttttctctctccctttacTACATCCTGCTTCTCGTCTGCGTTTGTGTCCATTGTTTCCAGTAAAGGCCGTCGACCTGTTAAGCAGAACTGAActaaaaggcagaaaacaaactgtttctttGGCTTTGAGGCTGtgtgagctgagctgctgtgcaTTGTCTGCTTCCTACACACATTGATTACATCCTGCATGTCTTCACCCTTGAGTGGTTTGATGGAAATGTCGTGATTTAAATATCAGGGTTTCGTGATCTATGCAAATCATTTACCGTTAATCTGACAAATATGTGCTCTGCGCTGCATGGCTCGTAACAATCCTCCTCCTGGTAGAGTCCTTATGTTTTAAAGATGAATTCATGTTGCACATAAAGCATCAATATTTCATACTAAATGTTTTTGTATGGCTCTTATTGTATTTCTCCATGAGTTCGCCACATTAACTCTGCTCAGCTCACAGTTaaggctgcagctctgacttcCAAAACTTTTTCCATTAAGGTGTCGAGGTCAAACTTACTGTCTAATCCTAATCCTATTAAGATGAAATACTTTGGCAAAAAACATGTATGAATTTATGAGAGCCTAAATTCAAGGGGAGGAAATCTTAAGAGTCAAACTTGAAGGCTTTGCTGAGAATTCAGTGCCTGCAGTGACGTGAATTCTGTCTggtttttgtgcagttttgctCGGTTATGTGCAAACTGGTTCACCTTTAGTGCAAAACATTTGTGTTAGTCAAGTTAAATCCCTGTAGACTGATCTTCAGTCGCTGTAAAACCAGCCCCGTTCAACAGAAGGAGTTCGCAAAACTGAAAGTAAAACTCTGCA
It includes:
- the ctsk gene encoding cathepsin K, with product MLQCVCVLLLAASALAHLDEATLDAHWEEWKVTHRKEYNGLGEEEIRRAVWEKNMRMIEAHNQEAVLGMHSYELGMNHLGDMTSEEVSEKMTGLQIPMMHERSFTMALDDDVSGLPKYVDYRKKGMVTSVKNQGSCGSCWAFSSAGALEGQLAKKTGNLVDLSPQNLVDCVKENDGCGGGYMTNAFKYVQENGGIDSEEAYPYIGEDEECRYNSSGMAAQCKGYKEVPVGNEHALAVALFKVGPVSVGIDATLSSFQFYSKGVYYDPNCNKDDINHAVLAVGYGVSGKGKKYWIVKNSWGEGWGKGGYILMARNRGNLCGIANLASYPIM